A genomic window from Glycine soja cultivar W05 chromosome 10, ASM419377v2, whole genome shotgun sequence includes:
- the LOC114369208 gene encoding putative expansin-B2: MASTLHRALSHLLTLVASLSILLVLPSSCFNPRKIVNASYNSNGLYWSPAVATWYGPPHGDGSEGGACGFGSVVGVPPFSSMISAGSPLLFESGKGCGFCYEVKCTGNSGCSGNPVRVVITDECAGCSDAQFHFDLSGTAFGAMAVSGQDEKLRNAGKIAIQYRRVECNYPGVYIAFHVDLGSNPEYFAVCAEYEDGNGDLDKVELKEAFSASWYSMQRSWGAIWKLSKGSPLKAPFSIRLTDSGKSVVANNVIPSGWKPGQTYRSIVNFRI, translated from the exons ATGGCTTCTACACTTCATCGTGCATTGTCTCATTTACTCACTCTTGTAGCTTCACTTTCAATACTCCTTGTGCTCCCTTCCTCTTGTTTCAATCCCAGAAAGATTGTCAATGCTTCATACAACTCAAACGGTTTATATTGGTCACCAGCTGTGGCCACTTGGTATGGACCTCCCCATGGGGATGGAAGTGAAG gTGGTGCTTGTGGTTTTGGCAGTGTTGTTGGGGTACCTCCATTCTCATCAATGATATCTGCGGGAAGCCCTCTTTTGTTTGAATCAGGCAAAGGATGTGGTTTTTGTTATGAG gTGAAGTGCACAGGGAATTCTGGATGTTCAGGCAACCCTGTGAGGGTAGTGATCACTGATGAGTGTGCTGGATGCTCAGATGCTCAATTCCATTTTGATTTGAGTGGCACTGCTTTTGGTGCCATGGCAGTTTCTGGCCAAGATGAAAAGCTACGCAACGCTGGCAAAATTGCCATTCAATATAGAAG AGTTGAATGCAACTATCCCGGTGTATACATAGCTTTTCACGTGGACTTAGGATCCAACCCCGAATATTTTGCAGTTTGTGCTGAATACGAGGATGGGAATGGTGATCTTGACAAAGTTGAACTCAAGGAAGCATTTTCAGCCTCATGGTATTCCATGCAGCGATCATGGGGTGCAATTTGGAAACTCAGCAAAGGTTCACCACTTAAAGCACCATTCTCCATCAGGCTAACAGACTCTGGCAAATCTGTTGTGGCTAACAATGTGATCCCTTCGGGCTGGAAACCTGGCCAGACTTATAGATCAATTGTGAATTTTAGAATCTAA